The Balaenoptera acutorostrata chromosome 6, mBalAcu1.1, whole genome shotgun sequence genome includes the window TCTTTATTAATTATCTTAGAGATGGGCTGAGAAAAATCCCCAGAGTActaatgtatttttctcttctgtcctcGAGGCTGAGCTAGAAGTTTCACTGTCCTGACTATACAGCTCTGGTTTCATGAGCGACTGAATTCCAAAATGTAGGCCAGAGATAGATTCTAAGATACACACCCAAGAGAGAGTTTTGGGGGCGAGGCATCAACCTGAAAGAGTAAAGCCCCTCAAGCAAGCCAAACCACAGCAGAGACCCAGACTCAGGCACCTCTGCCTCAGAGGGTGCCCTCCCTGGGTTTCATACGCACTCATTTCTACTttttgctgggggaggggaagggacactCCACTGTCCTGCTTATCTCCAGGATCCCTCTGCACCCCACCCACTCTGGCCGAACATGCCCCAGGCCCACAGACCACAGCACTGCACCCGGCACCATCCAATCAAACACATCAGCTGCACACCCCGGTCTCTTCCAGGAGGAGCCCCCATTCCTTCTCAGAATCCTGAGTATTCCTCACCCCCTTCAGCTCACCTACAGCAAGTGGCTGCCCCTTCTGAACCAAATCCCACTCTTCCCCATCCATAGGCTCCAGAGTCAACAGACCTTGCCTTCTGCATCACCTGCTAGCATCCCTTCCTAGACACACCCGACCTCCCAAGAGTGGACCCACACACCTTCCTCACACGCTCCAAGCCCGCACAGCCTCGGAGCCCGCACACCCTCCAAGCCCCTCTTCCGGGTCCCGCGCCTGGCCCGGCCTACGCGGCCTACAATGGGCGCCGCACAGGCCCGCGCCCCTCAGGAATGCGCGCCCGGCCGCACTACTCAcccgagcggcggcggcggcggcggggccccgGGACCGGCTCCCAGAGCGGCGCGGCGCGGTGCGGCCCATGCGCTCAGCGGCGACGCGGCAGGCGGGACTGGGCGGGGGCGCGGCCCCGGGCGGCCCCCATCGCAGCGGCGGCGCGGCGGCCCGGAGGCGAGCGCGGGGCAGGCCGCGGGGGCGCCGCCGAGGCCGGCCGCCCACTCCCACCGGCCTGCTCCGCGGGGACGCGGCTCCGGCCCGACTCCGGCCggtccggcggcggcggcggcggcggcggcggcggcggcggcggcggccgcgatCGCTTCCCCGAGCCGGGacctaaaacatttttattgtttctagtttgggactattacaaacaaagctgctAGAAACAATCATGTAGAGATATTTGCATggacataaaatttaatttctctgggaTGAACGTATATGATACTTTTGAACATTTTTGGAAAACCAGTGTATATAATTATGTTGTTCTGTTGCTTCGTATGTCACTGAAAGAAAAGGATGAACTTGGTGATTTGAACTCCCAGCTCAAGTGCCACATAAATGACCATGTGCCCTGAAGGAGACCACTGTCTCCTGTAGCTACAGGGCTGGAAATCAAGCACAGAACCTCATCGTGCAACTGGTTGAATTACAATGCAAGTTGAACTCCCAGTTTTGAAGGGCATCTACTGTTGAATCAATGTGAGGGCATTGATTGGGAAAGAACTGGATCTTATAAGTTGGGATGGGGACCCGTGGGAAGATCCTGATGAAGCTGGGGATATTGAACCCCTAAACTGTGATGAATCCTTTATCACCAGTGGTAttggcctccccagccccagcagagATGGCTTCCTCAACCCCAGTGGAAGCGGCCTCTCTACATACAGGGTATCAGCCTTTCCATCTCCTTCTGAGAGGATTAACCCTGCATTGCCTGAGGAAAGGGTCATAGCCTCCCCTGACGCAATTGTCATGTAACATAATTATTAGTCTCCTCAGGACCCACCCCTACCACCCCACCTTACTTCTGGACCTTTAACTAGACTCAAGCTCAGCAGGTCCCTAAAGGTGGGATACAATCTGTGACTCATGAGGAAGTGCATTACATTCCAAAATAATGACTTCCATTTTCTAAGTTACACAGACAAAACCTTGGGAAATGTGTGGGAATAAGTACTAAAGGGGTGGGAAAATGGAAGAAGGAATTCCTTATAAGGTTGAATGAGGCTGAATGTATGGGCTCACTAAATAGGGCTTCTGCATTTACTGTTGCAGCTTGAGGAATTAGAAAGGGCTCTAGCagttttgttggttggttggctgaAACATAGGCCAAAAGGTGGCCCCCCATGAGTACTGGAAATGCTGGACTTGCCTCAGTTTAAGCTAGAGAAGAACTTCAGAGGCTTAGGGATAGAGGAATGTTAGAGTAGATTTGTCACTTAAAACCTGCTCACCTGACTGGGGGGTTCCAGAAGTTTTACCTTCCATCAatactgtgaggaataaatctATGAGAGGATCCCCAATATCctttgtggacaaagaatgtcacctgccataccAGTAAACAAAGGATCTTGCAGCCACCAAGCcaccagccactgcagccacccctgatagtgcaccctgaggggatttaAGATgtagaaaaacaggatactggccctagatagtttaggtgcatatcaaaggaataattttatTAAGCCCAGATtcttacatcttcccatacatagaaaagtgttaaaatcgttaacttgagatgtctggttttccttTAATTAGCAGGAAAGTTTTGATGTTTGAttacttgggttttttttggcaaaactcctatatattctgtttctctttggaaCTGTccccagagctatctgagaggctgtatcccaggcttaagtcctcagttatGTTCCAAATGCAacataattttcaacttttaagttgcgcattttttttcagttgacacctTGAATACTCTATGGTTGCTTTCTCTGTAGATCAGACCTCACAGTGGGAAATGCAGTCACTGCATTGGGAAACCTAAATGCAAAGAGGGTAATTGAATCCTGAGGTGGTAGGGGCCAAGTGACAATATTCAACCACTGAAGGCAAAGTGGACATGGTTACCTTAATGTACAGCAGAGTCAAAGCAGCAATCAGAATAGTCTGACTCATGCTGACTTATGGTGTTGATTAATTGATCATGgtgttcctagaagtgaaatagatagGAAGCCTACTAAATTTGTACTTATCTGTATAAGCAGAAAAGTTCTAGGTCAAGTGAATAAAAGTCGAACCtaaatcataaaaacagagagtcaCATCCCTTCAATACATTCCTAGACATGAGCCAGTTTATGGATCCCGAACCCCTGGAATGAAGGAGAGGCTGGGCCCCATTGAGGAAGGACCCCAGTGCACTCTGAAAGTTTATACTGTCAATTCTTGCCCCAGCCTTCCCCAGAATGATGTTTGGCATTTTACCAGAGTAACTGTGCATTGGGGAAAAGGAAATTATTAGACCGTTTGGGGAACAACGGACTCTGGCTTTGAAATGATACTAATTCCAAGAGACCTAAAACATTGCAGGGGCCCAAAAGTCAGCATAGAGCTTATGGAAGTCAAGCGACTAATGGAGTTTTAGCTCAGTTCTGTCTCACCATGGGCCCAATGGTTCTCCAAACCAATCATGTGGTTATTTCTCCAGTTCTGGAATGTATACTTGGTATAGACATATTTAGCAGCTGGCAGATTCTCCACATTTGTTCCCTGACCTGTGGAGGGAGGGTTATTATGATGGGAAAGACGAAGTAAAAGCCAGGAGAACTGCCTCTACCtaggaaaacaataaataaaatttaataccaCATTCATGGAGGGACTGCAGAGTTTACGGCCAGCATCAAGGACTTGAAGGAGGCAGGGGTGGTGATTCCTACAACATCCTATCTGGCCTGTGCAGAAGAGAGATGGATCTTGAGAATGACGGTAGATTATCATAATCTTAACCAGGTGGTGACTCCAATTGTAGCTGTTGTTGCAGATGTGGTTTCATTGCTTGAGAAAGTTAACACTCACCCTGGTAAATGGTATGTACGTATATGGATTTGGTCTGGAAAATGCCTTTTTATCCATCCCTGTCCATTAGGCCCACCAGAAGCAGATTGCTTTCAGCTGGCAAGGCCAGTAATACACCTTCACTGTCCTACCTCATGAGTATATCAACTTTCCAGCCTGATGCCATTATTTAGTTTGCTAGAAAATACACCTGACTCTCCCTTCCATAAGATATCACACTGGTCTATTACACTGCTGACACTATGCTGGTTGGATCTAGTGAACAAGCAGTAGCAACTACTCTAGATTTGTTGGTAAGGTATTTATGTGTCAGAGGACAGAAAATAGATAAGACAAAATGCCATGGCCTCCTACATCAGTGAGATTTCTAGGGGCCCAGTGGTATGAGCCATGTCAAGATATCCCTTCTAAGGTGAAGGATAAGTTGTCGTCTCTGACACCTCCTACAACCAAAGCACAGGCACAGCTCTTAGTGATTTCTTTGGGTTTTGGAGGCAACATATTCCTCATCTGGATGTGTTACTCCAGACTTTTTAATGAAGTGACTCCAAAAGCTGCTAGTTTAGGATGGAacccagaacaagagaaggctgTGTAACAGGTCCAGGCTGCAGTGCAAGCTGCTTTGCCACTTGGGCCATAAGATCCAGAAGACACAATGGTGTTGACATGTCTGTGGCAAATTAGGATGCTGTCTGGAGCCTTTTGAAGGCCCTCATAGGTGAGTCAAAGCACAGGCCTTAAGAACTGTGGAGCAAGGCCCTTCCATCATTTTGGTAACTAGTCTCCTTTTGAG containing:
- the LOC130708315 gene encoding sterile alpha motif domain-containing protein 1-like isoform X8, which codes for MEERGPYIGLQFRASTTLWRTLPWDKQRYCHIASPVTESSEGHSTILSSLLLQVPARGSDRGRRRRRRRRRRRRRRTGRSRAGAASPRSRPVGVGGRPRRRPRGLPRARLRAAAPPLRWGPPGAAPPPSPACRVAAERMGRTAPRRSGSRSRGPAAAAAARIAVKLLWRLPCPGLPSAAPQSGPAATALALQALIAETF